From one Micromonospora siamensis genomic stretch:
- a CDS encoding sulfite exporter TauE/SafE family protein encodes MTSPAPRVDDLTQGTAVLLIGGGTGLAAGLFGAGGSAVGTPLPHLAGVPPFVALASPLPTALPVALVSSGAYRRRRHLARRVLTWSVAVELPATVAGALLTPLYLTVLGLPINRALATSLAVSAALALPGSVTHWTLGHVDRRVTLAHTAPAVPAAYLGARVAVRAHPGRLTRLYGVALVPLASALLLR; translated from the coding sequence GTGACCTCTCCCGCCCCTCGGGTCGACGACCTGACGCAGGGGACGGCCGTCCTCCTGATCGGCGGTGGCACGGGTTTGGCCGCAGGACTCTTCGGTGCGGGCGGCTCGGCCGTGGGAACCCCGCTGCCGCACCTCGCCGGGGTCCCGCCATTCGTGGCGCTGGCCTCCCCGCTGCCGACCGCCCTGCCGGTCGCCCTCGTCTCGTCCGGCGCCTACCGGCGCCGGCGCCACCTGGCCCGGCGCGTCCTCACCTGGAGCGTCGCCGTCGAACTCCCGGCGACCGTGGCGGGAGCCCTGCTCACCCCGCTCTATCTGACGGTGCTGGGCCTGCCGATCAACCGGGCACTGGCCACCTCGCTGGCCGTCTCCGCCGCGCTCGCCCTGCCGGGCAGCGTCACGCACTGGACACTCGGACACGTCGACCGGCGGGTCACGTTGGCCCACACCGCACCGGCGGTACCCGCCGCCTATCTGGGCGCCCGCGTCGCCGTCCGCGCACACCCGGGCCGACTGACCCGGCTCTACGGGGTCGCGCTCGTCCCGCTCGCGTCGGCGCTTCTGCTGCGCTGA
- a CDS encoding rhodanese-like domain-containing protein — protein sequence MREVDLTAFATAHARGATVVDVREPAEYVTGHVPGARCIPLGHLTANLGDVPRGDTVYVVCASGNRSKVGADVLERAGFDARSVAGGTAAWSRAGHPVTQGTRA from the coding sequence ATGCGAGAAGTTGACCTGACGGCCTTCGCCACCGCTCACGCGCGAGGGGCGACGGTGGTCGACGTGCGAGAGCCGGCCGAATACGTCACCGGGCACGTCCCCGGCGCGCGGTGCATCCCGCTCGGCCACCTCACGGCCAACCTCGGGGACGTGCCGCGCGGGGACACCGTGTACGTCGTCTGCGCCAGCGGCAACCGCAGCAAGGTGGGCGCCGACGTGCTGGAACGCGCCGGGTTCGACGCCCGGTCGGTGGCTGGCGGCACGGCGGCCTGGTCCCGGGCCGGCCACCCGGTGACCCAGGGCACCCGCGCCTGA
- a CDS encoding MBL fold metallo-hydrolase, whose amino-acid sequence MLFTQYYLDCLSQASYLVGDETTGRAVLVDPRRDVDEYLTDARAHGLTIEGVINTHFHADFLAGHLEVAAATGAWIGYGHRAETEYPSRKLRDGERISLGDVTLEIMETPGHTPESISVLVHERAGDAVPYGVMTGDALFIGDVGRPDLLASLGVTADELGAMLYDSVQRKLMGLPDEVRVFPAHGAGSACGKNLSTERQSTIGEQRRTNYACAPMSEERFVALVTGGQPTAPGYFAFDAVLNRKARELFDHTRAARPLTVAEFRAARTEGAAVIDARDPQEFAAGHVQGSINIPADGRFAETAGSIVAPDRTVVVVAPQDREEEIVVRLARIGFDRVLGYLREPESALLEMADETSRASRVTATELRDALARPDVPVVLDVRNAGEREQGLVAGSVHVPLAELTRRLDEVPTDRPVVVHCAGGYRSSVAASLLRATGRTDVSDLLGGYGAWEAAHDTATV is encoded by the coding sequence ATGTTGTTCACCCAGTACTACCTGGACTGCCTCTCCCAGGCGTCGTACCTGGTCGGCGACGAGACCACCGGGCGGGCGGTGCTCGTCGACCCGCGCCGCGACGTCGACGAGTACCTGACCGACGCCCGGGCGCACGGCCTGACCATCGAAGGGGTGATCAACACCCACTTCCACGCCGACTTCCTCGCCGGCCACCTCGAGGTCGCCGCCGCCACCGGGGCGTGGATCGGCTACGGGCACCGCGCCGAGACCGAGTATCCGAGCCGCAAGCTGCGCGACGGCGAACGGATCAGCCTCGGTGACGTCACCCTGGAGATCATGGAGACGCCCGGGCACACGCCGGAGTCGATCAGCGTGCTGGTCCACGAGCGCGCCGGCGACGCCGTGCCGTACGGGGTGATGACCGGTGACGCGCTGTTCATCGGCGACGTGGGCCGGCCCGACCTGCTGGCCTCGCTCGGCGTCACCGCCGACGAGCTGGGCGCCATGCTCTACGACAGCGTCCAGCGCAAGCTGATGGGCCTGCCCGACGAGGTGCGGGTCTTCCCCGCGCACGGCGCCGGCTCGGCCTGCGGCAAGAACCTCTCCACCGAGCGGCAGTCCACCATCGGCGAGCAGCGCCGCACCAACTACGCCTGCGCCCCGATGAGCGAGGAGCGGTTCGTCGCCCTGGTCACCGGTGGACAGCCCACCGCGCCCGGCTACTTCGCCTTCGACGCGGTGCTCAACCGCAAGGCCCGCGAGCTGTTCGACCACACCCGGGCCGCCCGGCCGCTGACCGTCGCCGAGTTCCGCGCCGCCCGCACCGAGGGCGCCGCGGTGATCGACGCCCGCGACCCGCAGGAGTTCGCCGCCGGGCACGTCCAGGGCTCGATCAACATCCCCGCCGACGGCCGGTTCGCCGAGACCGCCGGCAGCATCGTCGCCCCCGACCGCACGGTCGTCGTGGTGGCCCCGCAGGACCGGGAGGAGGAGATCGTCGTACGCCTCGCCCGGATCGGCTTCGACCGGGTCCTCGGCTACCTGCGCGAGCCCGAGAGCGCCCTCCTCGAGATGGCCGACGAGACGAGCCGGGCCAGCCGGGTCACCGCCACGGAGCTGCGCGACGCCCTGGCCCGGCCGGACGTCCCGGTGGTGCTGGACGTCCGCAACGCCGGTGAACGGGAGCAGGGCCTCGTCGCGGGCTCCGTCCACGTCCCGCTCGCCGAGCTGACCCGCCGCCTGGACGAGGTGCCGACCGACCGGCCCGTCGTCGTGCACTGCGCCGGCGGCTACCGCTCCTCGGTGGCGGCCAGCCTGCTGCGCGCCACCGGCCGGACCGACGTCTCGGACCTGCTCGGCGGGTACGGCGCCTGGGAGGCCGCCCACGACACCGCGACGGTCTGA
- a CDS encoding MFS transporter — protein sequence MRGSADIRLGLRANAAQFTLLVTVNALVGGLLGSERTVLPLLAEREFHLAAYTAALTYILAFGATKAVTNFFAGTLSDRYGRKPVLVAGWLAGIPVPLMIIWAPGWGWIVSANVLLGVSQGLAWSTTVIMKIDLAGPARRGLAMGLNEAAGYLAVATTALVTGWLAAATGLRPAPFLLALAYAGLGLGLSSAFVRETRGHAHLEAATHTGRAEHHHGPSTGRIAALTSWREPALASASQAGMVNNLNDGLAWGLFPLLFATAGLSLTQIGALAALYPAVWGLGQLLTGPASDRYGRKPFVVAGMLAQAVALAGFAAADSFAAWAGAAVLLGAGTAAVYPTLLATVGDVAHPAWRARAVGVYRLWRDGGFAVGALLAGVVADLAGIRAAVAVVAALTTAAGLLAWLRMYETNPARRPHAERYDGSRRRPGPA from the coding sequence ATGCGTGGGAGCGCCGACATCCGGCTCGGCCTGCGGGCCAACGCCGCCCAGTTCACACTGCTCGTGACGGTCAACGCGCTGGTCGGCGGGCTGCTCGGCTCGGAACGCACCGTCCTGCCGCTGCTCGCCGAGCGGGAGTTCCACCTCGCCGCCTACACGGCGGCGCTGACGTACATCCTCGCCTTCGGCGCCACCAAGGCGGTCACCAACTTCTTCGCCGGCACCCTGTCCGACCGGTACGGCCGCAAACCCGTCCTGGTCGCCGGGTGGCTCGCCGGCATCCCCGTACCCCTGATGATCATCTGGGCGCCGGGCTGGGGCTGGATCGTCTCCGCGAACGTCCTGCTCGGCGTCAGCCAGGGCCTGGCCTGGTCCACCACCGTCATCATGAAGATCGACCTCGCCGGCCCCGCCCGGCGCGGCCTGGCCATGGGCCTCAACGAGGCCGCCGGCTATCTCGCCGTGGCCACCACCGCGCTGGTCACCGGCTGGCTCGCCGCCGCGACCGGCCTGCGGCCGGCGCCGTTCCTGCTCGCCCTCGCCTACGCCGGACTCGGCCTCGGGCTGTCGTCGGCCTTCGTCCGGGAAACCCGCGGCCACGCCCACCTGGAAGCCGCCACCCACACCGGCCGGGCCGAGCACCACCACGGGCCGTCCACGGGCCGCATCGCCGCGCTGACCTCCTGGCGCGAGCCGGCCCTGGCCTCGGCCAGCCAGGCCGGCATGGTCAACAACCTCAACGACGGCCTCGCCTGGGGCCTGTTCCCGCTGCTGTTCGCCACCGCCGGGCTGTCCCTGACCCAGATCGGCGCCCTCGCCGCCCTCTACCCCGCCGTCTGGGGGCTCGGACAGCTGCTCACCGGCCCGGCCTCCGACCGGTACGGCCGCAAGCCGTTCGTCGTCGCCGGGATGCTCGCCCAGGCCGTCGCGCTCGCCGGCTTCGCCGCCGCCGACTCCTTCGCCGCCTGGGCCGGGGCGGCCGTGCTGCTCGGCGCCGGCACCGCCGCCGTCTACCCCACCCTGCTCGCCACCGTCGGCGACGTCGCCCATCCCGCCTGGCGGGCCCGCGCCGTCGGCGTCTACCGGCTCTGGCGCGACGGTGGCTTCGCGGTGGGCGCGCTGCTCGCCGGCGTCGTGGCGGACCTCGCCGGCATCCGGGCCGCCGTCGCGGTGGTCGCCGCGCTCACCACCGCCGCCGGCCTGCTGGCCTGGCTGCGGATGTACGAGACGAATCCGGCGCGCCGGCCCCACGCCGAGAGGTACGACGGCTCCCGCCGGCGCCCGGGCCCGGCGTGA
- a CDS encoding carbohydrate binding domain-containing protein: MAPPNRRTALSVAVAVLLAAVALPVGPSAAAGPTGAADPPAQRSASAFVVRDGTRLTLAGRPFRFAGPNAYWLGLDENVGGVDPTDPPTVDRPTYFRIRDGLTTAKAMGSTVVRAHTVGVSTGHPKSLEPALGQFNDDAFDSMDYAVAEAGRLGLRLIVPLTDNWQYYHGGRYDFLRWLGLSTDDNGALFYTDPAARAAFKQYVGHLLTHVNRYTGRAYAEDPTIMAWELGNELNGMTRDWVDDTARHVKSLAGRQLVAAGSQTGVDPAVLASPYVDISDSHYYPPTAERIAADAAAATAAGKVYVAGEYGSGQAADELLDQVAANPDVSGALFWSLFGRHDHHGYVPHGDGFTVHHPGDTPAMRDAVAALTRFAGKMSGVPAPRVTGDRPLITAITATYGFNTLRWRGTAGATGYLVQRRGPGAAWATASGDEPLTDNDTPWFDLTTPAGAVSYRVVAVDAAGAAVGVSTPLTTGPTTDRVVDPLEDWFVTAGHSDSLRRTPTADGVLVAPERGRTGELRYRRDDITAATVTVASAGRPRLAVEVSADGATGWHAVRPRIARAGHGRYTLSVSRLSGVDGLRVLWPRHSRSAVTSVALTAASAQQATGAPGAFALTAPVPGATGVSRLAALDWDAAPGAAYYSLTVSAHADLSAPLVAVSGLRTPGYTPRAAWPAATTLYVRVTATNGYGSTAVTGSPVSFTTRADVPGVLVDDFDTYPSDAELAAAYPRNTGGDPITATLAPPGEGSGHSMLLTWTAGSSGYAGVIHNLPEAQDWRGTTGLRMWVRPGADGQRLTVQFVSKGAYWETTLTLAGTDPRVVEIPFTAFAPPPWATPGPLDLGSATQLSLYPSGGASGGTVQIDSVSAYAE, translated from the coding sequence ATGGCACCACCCAACCGTCGGACCGCCCTGAGCGTCGCGGTCGCCGTCCTGCTGGCCGCGGTCGCCCTTCCCGTAGGACCGAGCGCCGCGGCCGGCCCGACCGGGGCGGCGGATCCACCGGCGCAGCGGAGCGCCTCGGCCTTCGTGGTCCGCGACGGCACCCGCCTGACCCTCGCCGGGCGGCCGTTCCGTTTCGCCGGCCCGAACGCGTACTGGCTCGGCCTCGACGAGAACGTCGGCGGGGTGGACCCGACCGATCCGCCGACCGTCGACCGCCCCACGTACTTCCGGATCCGGGACGGGCTGACCACCGCCAAGGCGATGGGGTCCACCGTGGTCCGGGCGCACACCGTCGGCGTCTCCACCGGACATCCGAAGTCCCTCGAACCGGCGCTGGGCCAGTTCAACGACGACGCCTTCGACAGCATGGACTACGCGGTCGCCGAGGCCGGTCGGCTCGGCCTGCGGCTGATCGTGCCGCTCACCGACAACTGGCAGTACTACCACGGCGGCCGGTACGACTTCCTGCGCTGGCTGGGCCTGAGCACCGACGACAACGGCGCGCTGTTCTACACCGATCCCGCCGCGCGGGCCGCGTTCAAGCAGTACGTCGGGCACCTGCTGACCCACGTCAACCGCTACACCGGCCGGGCGTACGCCGAGGATCCGACCATCATGGCCTGGGAGCTGGGCAACGAGCTCAACGGGATGACCCGCGACTGGGTCGACGACACCGCCCGCCACGTCAAGAGCCTCGCCGGCCGGCAACTCGTCGCCGCCGGCAGCCAGACCGGCGTCGACCCGGCTGTCCTCGCGTCGCCGTACGTCGACATCAGCGACTCGCACTACTACCCGCCCACCGCGGAGCGGATCGCCGCGGACGCCGCGGCGGCCACCGCCGCGGGCAAGGTCTACGTCGCCGGGGAGTACGGCTCCGGCCAGGCCGCCGACGAACTGCTGGACCAGGTGGCCGCCAACCCCGACGTGAGCGGCGCGCTGTTCTGGTCGCTCTTCGGCCGGCACGACCACCACGGCTACGTGCCGCACGGCGACGGGTTCACCGTGCACCACCCCGGCGACACGCCGGCGATGCGGGACGCCGTGGCCGCGCTGACCCGCTTCGCCGGCAAGATGTCCGGCGTACCGGCTCCGCGGGTCACCGGGGACCGTCCCCTGATCACCGCGATCACCGCCACCTACGGCTTCAACACGCTGCGCTGGCGCGGCACCGCCGGTGCCACCGGCTACCTCGTCCAGCGGCGCGGGCCGGGCGCCGCCTGGGCCACGGCCAGCGGTGACGAGCCGTTGACCGACAACGACACCCCCTGGTTCGACCTGACCACCCCCGCCGGCGCCGTCTCCTACCGGGTCGTGGCGGTGGACGCGGCCGGCGCCGCCGTCGGGGTCTCCACCCCGCTGACCACCGGCCCCACCACCGACCGGGTGGTCGATCCGCTGGAGGACTGGTTCGTCACCGCCGGCCACAGCGACTCGCTGCGCCGCACGCCCACCGCAGACGGCGTGCTGGTCGCGCCGGAGCGCGGCCGCACCGGCGAGCTGCGGTACCGGCGCGACGACATCACCGCCGCCACCGTCACCGTCGCCTCCGCCGGGCGTCCCCGGCTGGCGGTCGAGGTCTCCGCCGACGGCGCCACCGGTTGGCACGCCGTGCGGCCGAGGATCGCGCGCGCCGGCCACGGCCGGTACACCCTCAGCGTGTCGCGCCTGTCCGGGGTGGACGGACTGCGGGTGCTGTGGCCGCGTCACTCCCGCTCCGCGGTCACCTCGGTGGCGCTGACCGCCGCCTCCGCCCAACAGGCCACCGGGGCGCCGGGCGCGTTCGCGCTGACCGCGCCGGTGCCGGGGGCCACCGGGGTGAGCCGGCTGGCCGCCCTGGACTGGGACGCCGCGCCGGGCGCGGCCTACTACAGCCTGACCGTGTCCGCGCACGCCGACCTCAGCGCGCCGCTGGTCGCCGTCTCGGGCCTGCGTACCCCCGGCTACACCCCGCGCGCGGCCTGGCCCGCCGCGACCACGCTGTACGTGCGGGTCACCGCCACCAACGGGTACGGCTCGACGGCGGTCACCGGGTCGCCGGTCTCCTTCACCACCCGGGCGGACGTGCCGGGTGTGCTGGTCGACGACTTCGACACCTACCCGTCGGACGCGGAACTGGCCGCCGCGTACCCGCGCAACACCGGCGGCGACCCGATCACCGCGACGCTGGCGCCGCCGGGGGAGGGCAGCGGGCACAGCATGCTGCTCACCTGGACCGCCGGTTCCAGCGGGTACGCCGGGGTGATCCACAACCTGCCGGAGGCACAGGACTGGCGCGGCACCACCGGCCTGCGGATGTGGGTCCGGCCCGGGGCGGACGGCCAGCGGTTGACCGTCCAGTTCGTGTCGAAGGGCGCCTACTGGGAGACCACGCTCACCCTCGCCGGGACCGACCCGCGGGTCGTCGAGATCCCGTTCACCGCCTTCGCCCCGCCGCCGTGGGCGACGCCGGGACCGCTCGACCTCGGCTCGGCGACGCAGCTGTCGCTCTATCCGTCCGGCGGCGCGAGCGGCGGAACGGTGCAGATCGACTCCGTCTCGGCGTACGCGGAGTAG
- a CDS encoding class I SAM-dependent methyltransferase — MPGRARRFGTVAEAYERFRPGYPAQLHDLVVGHAGRPVRTALEIGAGTGKATRLFAGRGIAVTATDPDAAMLAELRRHVPAGVRTVRAAFEELEPGERYDLVYAAAALHWTQPAGRWERMAALLAPDGVFASFGGPVRLADPAVEEAVRAARAPFLGSDEIPSPDGTSPEREMQWPGTELLRSRWFDDVRQSVFPRRLTVEGRDFVGYLSTVSAYLELPAADREQAFARILRVLPGTVELDADVVVHLARRL; from the coding sequence ATGCCTGGTCGCGCGCGACGCTTCGGGACGGTAGCCGAGGCGTACGAACGGTTCCGGCCCGGTTATCCCGCGCAGCTCCACGACCTGGTGGTCGGCCACGCGGGCCGACCGGTCCGGACCGCCCTGGAGATCGGTGCCGGCACGGGCAAGGCGACCCGGTTGTTCGCCGGTCGGGGGATCGCGGTCACCGCGACCGATCCGGATGCCGCGATGCTCGCCGAGTTGCGCAGGCACGTGCCGGCGGGCGTGCGGACGGTGCGGGCGGCGTTCGAGGAGCTGGAGCCGGGCGAGCGCTACGACCTGGTGTACGCCGCAGCGGCGCTGCACTGGACGCAGCCGGCGGGCCGGTGGGAGCGGATGGCGGCGTTGCTGGCGCCGGACGGCGTCTTCGCCTCGTTCGGTGGGCCGGTGCGGCTGGCCGACCCGGCGGTGGAGGAGGCGGTCCGGGCGGCCCGGGCGCCGTTCCTGGGCAGCGACGAGATCCCGTCCCCGGACGGGACGTCTCCGGAGCGCGAGATGCAGTGGCCGGGTACGGAGCTCCTGCGGTCGCGGTGGTTCGACGACGTCCGGCAGTCGGTGTTCCCGCGGCGTCTGACGGTCGAGGGTCGTGACTTCGTCGGCTATCTGTCGACCGTCTCGGCCTATCTCGAACTGCCGGCCGCCGACCGGGAGCAGGCGTTCGCGCGGATCCTGCGGGTCCTGCCCGGGACGGTCGAGCTGGACGCCGACGTCGTCGTCCACCTGGCCCGCCGCCTCTGA
- a CDS encoding iron chaperone gives MSTTSSTTGSDGFSAEERAAMKERAAELRAEGRKGAKQADGLEAVLDRIAQMAPDDRVLAERVHVAVTTAAPQLTPKTWYGMPAYANADGKIVVFFQDSGKFNYRYSTLGFQDAANLDDGDLWPVSYALRAWSPEVEKRVVELVRAAVS, from the coding sequence GTGTCGACGACGAGCTCCACGACCGGGTCCGACGGGTTCAGCGCCGAGGAGCGCGCCGCGATGAAGGAGCGCGCCGCCGAGCTGCGCGCCGAGGGCCGCAAGGGCGCCAAGCAGGCCGACGGGCTGGAGGCGGTCCTCGACCGGATCGCCCAGATGGCCCCGGACGACCGCGTACTGGCCGAACGGGTGCACGTGGCCGTGACCACCGCCGCCCCGCAGCTGACGCCGAAGACCTGGTACGGCATGCCCGCCTACGCCAACGCCGACGGCAAGATCGTCGTCTTCTTCCAGGACTCGGGCAAGTTCAACTATCGGTACTCCACCCTGGGTTTCCAGGACGCGGCCAACCTCGACGACGGCGACCTCTGGCCGGTGTCGTACGCGCTGCGGGCCTGGAGCCCCGAGGTGGAGAAGCGGGTCGTGGAGCTGGTGCGGGCGGCCGTGTCCTGA
- a CDS encoding PIG-L family deacetylase codes for MAERSLTLMAVHAHPDDEATSTGGVLARYAAEGITTVLVTCTDGRCGDGPGGVKPGEPGHDPQAVVAMRRAELAASCEALKVTHLETLDYADSGMMGWATNDAPHAFWNTPVPEAAERLADLIRRYRPDVVVTYDENGFYGHPDHIQAHRITMAAVELAGSPAKVYWTTVPRGAFEEFGRVMKEIGVEFPEPDESADMPTLGLPDEEITTWVDTRGYGGQKFESLAAHASQAENIFFLQLGQDRFTELMGMETFVRVRDTTGAPTPEDDLFAGLR; via the coding sequence GTGGCGGAACGATCTCTGACCCTGATGGCAGTGCACGCGCACCCCGACGACGAGGCGACGAGCACCGGCGGCGTCCTCGCCCGGTACGCGGCCGAAGGCATCACCACGGTTCTGGTGACCTGCACGGACGGGCGGTGCGGCGACGGGCCCGGCGGGGTCAAGCCGGGTGAGCCGGGGCACGACCCGCAGGCCGTGGTGGCGATGCGCCGGGCCGAGCTGGCGGCCAGTTGCGAGGCGTTGAAGGTGACCCACCTGGAGACGCTGGACTACGCCGACTCCGGAATGATGGGGTGGGCGACCAACGACGCCCCCCACGCGTTCTGGAACACGCCGGTGCCCGAGGCGGCCGAACGGCTGGCCGACCTGATCCGCCGTTACCGGCCCGACGTGGTCGTCACCTATGACGAGAACGGCTTCTACGGCCACCCGGATCACATCCAGGCGCACCGGATCACCATGGCCGCCGTCGAGCTGGCCGGCAGTCCCGCGAAGGTCTACTGGACCACCGTGCCGCGCGGCGCCTTCGAGGAGTTCGGCCGGGTCATGAAGGAGATCGGCGTCGAGTTCCCGGAGCCGGACGAGTCCGCGGACATGCCGACGCTGGGCCTGCCGGACGAGGAGATCACCACCTGGGTGGACACCCGAGGCTACGGCGGGCAGAAGTTCGAGTCCCTGGCCGCGCACGCCAGCCAGGCGGAGAACATCTTCTTCCTGCAACTCGGGCAGGACCGGTTCACCGAACTGATGGGCATGGAGACCTTCGTCCGGGTCCGCGACACCACCGGCGCGCCGACCCCCGAGGACGACCTCTTCGCCGGCCTGCGTTGA
- the helR gene encoding RNA polymerase recycling motor ATPase HelR encodes MTDSAFALPDRLAAKADPALIAGDERHFAAIARDLARSSAELTDRLDAARRAPGGKGRQAVERDEEVRRLTARLRALRRFGLDLCIGRMVGADGTEPVYVGRRGLTDPEGRRLLLDWRSPAAEPFFAATHAAPMGLASRRRYRWTGGRISDYWDEVFTPDGLDGHAALDDQSAFIASLGGSRSTRMRDVLATIQADQDAIIRAGSSGVLVVDGGPGTGKTVVALHRTAYLRYADPRLGRRRGGVLFVGPHQPYLAYVSDVLPSLGEEDVQICTLRDLVPEGAEAGVEADPEVARLKSSADLVRAIEAAVRFYEDPPRTGMTVSTEDADLRLSAADWAQAFEAPDPGTPHNEARERIWDELLAILTDRYDGDEPDDLLHRSLRANPQLRAAVNRAWPLLEAADLVGDLWSVPAYLRRCAPWLGPEEVRRLQRPDPRAWTVSDLPLLDAARQRLGDPEASRRDRRNRAAVAVERERMAAVVDELIEAHTYDDGEGVLSSLRQLDLQDALVDGAGLSGADPDRLAGPFAHIVVDEAQELTDAQWQMLLLRCPSRSLTVVGDRAQARHGFTESWRERLERVGLDRIELASLSINYRTPAEVMAAAEPVIRAVLPDANVPTSVRPGGAVRHGCTADLDPVLDSWLAGNADGTACVIGADPTRAEPRIRWLTPELVKGLEFDLVVLVDPETFGDGIEGAVDRYVSMTRATGQLVVLNSP; translated from the coding sequence CTGACCGACAGCGCGTTCGCCCTACCCGACCGGCTCGCCGCCAAGGCCGATCCGGCGCTGATCGCCGGCGACGAACGGCACTTCGCCGCCATCGCGCGCGACCTCGCCCGGTCGTCGGCCGAACTGACCGACCGGCTCGACGCCGCGCGCCGGGCACCGGGCGGCAAGGGCCGACAGGCGGTGGAACGGGACGAGGAGGTACGCCGCCTCACCGCCCGCCTGCGCGCCCTGCGCCGCTTCGGTCTGGACCTGTGCATCGGGCGGATGGTCGGCGCGGACGGCACCGAGCCGGTGTACGTCGGTCGGCGGGGCCTCACCGATCCGGAGGGCCGCCGACTGCTGCTCGACTGGCGGTCACCCGCGGCCGAACCGTTCTTCGCCGCGACCCACGCCGCACCGATGGGCCTGGCGAGCCGGCGCAGGTACCGCTGGACCGGCGGCCGGATCAGCGACTACTGGGACGAGGTGTTCACCCCCGACGGGCTCGACGGGCACGCCGCACTGGACGACCAGTCCGCCTTCATCGCCAGTCTCGGCGGCAGCCGGTCGACCCGGATGCGTGACGTGCTCGCCACCATCCAGGCCGATCAGGACGCCATCATCCGCGCCGGGTCCAGCGGGGTCCTCGTCGTGGACGGCGGGCCGGGCACCGGCAAGACCGTCGTCGCCCTGCACCGCACCGCCTACCTGCGCTACGCCGATCCTCGGCTCGGCCGACGCCGGGGCGGGGTGCTGTTCGTCGGCCCGCACCAGCCCTACCTCGCGTACGTCTCCGACGTGCTGCCCAGCCTCGGTGAGGAGGACGTGCAGATCTGCACCCTGCGCGACCTGGTGCCCGAGGGCGCCGAGGCGGGGGTCGAGGCCGACCCGGAGGTGGCCCGGTTGAAGTCGTCCGCGGACCTGGTACGGGCGATCGAGGCGGCCGTCAGGTTCTACGAGGACCCGCCCCGGACCGGCATGACGGTCAGCACCGAGGACGCCGACCTGCGGCTGAGCGCCGCCGACTGGGCCCAGGCGTTCGAGGCGCCGGACCCCGGCACCCCGCACAACGAGGCGCGCGAGCGGATCTGGGACGAACTGCTGGCGATCCTGACCGACCGGTACGACGGCGACGAACCGGACGACCTGCTGCACCGGTCGCTGCGGGCCAACCCGCAGCTGCGTGCGGCCGTCAACCGGGCGTGGCCGTTGCTGGAGGCGGCGGACCTCGTCGGAGACCTGTGGTCGGTCCCGGCGTACCTGCGTAGGTGCGCGCCGTGGCTCGGCCCGGAGGAGGTGCGGCGGCTGCAACGCCCGGACCCCCGGGCCTGGACGGTGTCCGACCTGCCGCTGCTCGACGCCGCCCGGCAACGGCTCGGTGACCCGGAGGCGTCCCGGCGCGACCGCCGCAACCGGGCCGCCGTCGCCGTCGAACGGGAGCGGATGGCCGCGGTCGTCGACGAACTGATCGAGGCCCACACCTACGACGACGGTGAAGGGGTGTTGTCGAGCCTGCGCCAACTGGACCTCCAGGACGCCCTGGTCGACGGGGCGGGGCTGTCCGGCGCCGACCCGGACCGGCTCGCCGGCCCGTTCGCGCACATCGTGGTGGACGAGGCCCAGGAACTGACCGACGCGCAGTGGCAGATGCTGCTGCTGCGCTGCCCGTCCCGCAGCCTCACGGTGGTCGGGGACCGCGCCCAGGCCCGGCACGGGTTCACCGAGTCGTGGCGGGAGCGGCTGGAACGGGTCGGCCTGGACCGGATCGAGCTGGCCTCGCTGAGCATCAACTACCGGACCCCTGCCGAGGTCATGGCGGCGGCCGAGCCCGTGATCCGCGCGGTGCTGCCCGACGCCAACGTGCCGACCTCCGTACGCCCCGGGGGCGCGGTACGCCACGGCTGCACCGCCGACCTCGACCCGGTCCTCGACAGCTGGCTCGCCGGGAACGCCGACGGGACCGCCTGCGTCATCGGCGCCGATCCGACCCGGGCGGAGCCCCGGATCCGCTGGCTGACCCCGGAGCTGGTCAAGGGGCTGGAGTTCGACCTGGTCGTCCTCGTGGATCCGGAGACGTTCGGCGACGGCATCGAGGGTGCGGTGGACCGCTACGTCTCGATGACCCGGGCCACCGGGCAGCTGGTCGTCCTGAACAGCCCCTGA